A genomic segment from Candidatus Neomarinimicrobiota bacterium encodes:
- a CDS encoding aconitate hydratase — protein sequence MSSRNVAQKLIEGHLLDGRMEPGEEIALRIDQTLTQDATGTMVMLELEAMGLERAQTEVSVQYIDHNLLQTDFKNADDHVFLHSA from the coding sequence ATGAGCTCAAGAAACGTGGCACAGAAGCTGATCGAGGGTCATCTGCTGGATGGGCGTATGGAGCCTGGCGAGGAAATCGCGCTCCGCATCGACCAAACGCTCACGCAGGACGCTACGGGAACCATGGTCATGCTGGAGCTGGAGGCGATGGGTTTGGAGCGCGCCCAGACCGAGGTCTCGGTTCAGTACATCGACCACAATCTGCTGCAGACCGATTTCAAGAACGCCGACGATCATGTATTTCTTCACAGTGCGTG